The Coffea eugenioides isolate CCC68of unplaced genomic scaffold, Ceug_1.0 ScVebR1_129;HRSCAF=551, whole genome shotgun sequence genomic sequence AACAGTGAAGGAGCTGAGGGGATTCCTGGGATTGACAGGCTATTATAGGAGGTTTATCAAATATTATGGGATTATTTACAAGCCCCTGACTGAACTACTCAAAAAGGACAATTTTACATGGAATGCAAGTGCCCAGGAGGCTTTCTTAACTTTGGAAAACATAATGTGCACTGCTCCTGTCTTAAGGCTACCAAATTTCCAGAAGTCTTTCATTGTTGAAATAGATGCAAGTGGAGGTGGGATTGGAGCCGTACTGATGCAGGAGGGACATCCCATAGCCTATTTGAGCAAGGCCTTGTCTCCAAAGAATATGGGACTGTCAGCCTATGAAAAGGAATTGTTGGCTTTGGTTATGGCAGTAACCAAGTGGAGGCGCTACTTGGTGGGATACCATTTTGTTATCAAGACTGATCACCGGTCTGTAAAATATCTGTTGGATCAGAGGCTCATAACTACACTACAGCACAAGTGGCAAACTAAGTTGCTAGGCCTAGACTATGAGATTCAGTATAAGAAAGGGGTGGAGAATAAGGTGGCAGATGCTTTGTCCAGATTATATGAAGGAAGATAGGATGATCCTGCTGCTACAGGATCATGTCTAGCATTGTCGACAGTTAAGCCAAATTGGATGCAAGAACTCCAGGATAGCTATTCATCAGATGAGCATTGCAGGGATATTATTGCTCTGATACTATTAGACCCCACATCTCAGCCCAAGTATGAGTGGAATAATGATCTACTAAAGTATGATGGTAGGATTTATGTGGGATCATCTTCTGGCCTCAGGGACAAGATCATACAAGCCTTGCACTCTTCTGCCTTAGGAGGGCACTCAGGCCAAAGGGGGTGTTGGCAAAGAATCAAATCCCTATTCTATTGGCCTACCATGAAACAAAATGTTATTCAATTTATACAGTCCTGTGACACTTGCCAAAGGTATAAGGCAGAACATGTACATGCTCCTGGTCTACTGCAACCATTACCTGTTCCTCGAATGGCATGGACACATCTGACCATGGATTTTATTGAAAGTCTACCAAACTCTCAGCGCTATGATACCATACAGGTGTTGAAAGGAGTTGTTCAAATTATTAGGAACTGGTCTGCATTATAGTTTAGCTTAACATCCTCAGTCTGACGGCCAAACTGAGAGGCTGAATCAGTGTGTTGAGGCTTATCTCAGATGTATGACTGGGGAATTTCCAAAACTTTGGAGTAAATGGCTGGCAATGGCAGAGTGGTGGTATAATTCTTCTTTCCACTCTAGCCTGCAGTTGACTCCATTTGAGGCATTGTACGGCTATAAACCTGTGTCCCTCCCACTTGGCCCTTACTTAGACACAATAGTTCCTGCAGCAGCCCAACTTCTTCAAGAGAGGATCAGAATTTCCAGCAGCATTCGAGACCACTTGGCTAAGGCTCAACAGAGGATGAAGTTCTTTGCTAATCAGCATCGCACAGAACGATCTTTTGAAGTAGGTGCCTGGGCATTCCTCAAGTTGCAGCCCTACAG encodes the following:
- the LOC113755200 gene encoding uncharacterized protein LOC113755200 — encoded protein: MQELQDSYSSDEHCRDIIALILLDPTSQPKYEWNNDLLKYDGRIYVGSSSGLRDKIIQALHSSALGGHSGQRGCWQRIKSLFYWPTMKQNVIQFIQSCDTCQRYKAEHVHAPGLLQPLPVPRMAWTHLTMDFIESLPNSQRYDTIQSDGQTERLNQCVEAYLRCMTGEFPKLWSKWLAMAEWWYNSSFHSSLQLTPFEALYGYKPVSLPLGPYLDTIVPAAAQLLQERIRISSSIRDHLAKAQQRMKFFANQHRTERSFEVGAWAFLKLQPYRQQTISIRKCLKLAARFYGPFQVEAKVGPVAYRLKLPAEARIHPVFHVSLPKKKIGLVQQVSKTLPEFDNDDQCPLQPEAMLQRRVILRNGQPAIQLLIKWCQLGVEEASWEDKDFILSQFPHFQS